One genomic region from bacterium encodes:
- a CDS encoding NAD(+)/NADH kinase — protein MGKKLKSVGIFANLKKGSVQNALKRLIENLGNTEYLIEEKLSEKFRVGPKASIEQLSKTDMIIVLGGDGTMLLAARLFSKYGVPLLGVNLGRLGFLTELMPDEFSEAIPRIVDGNYEIEERMMLQAFAPNIVNEPLCGLNEVTIDKGGSPRLLSLSVTVSCRLVSHINADGIVIATPTGSTAYSMAAGGAIMAPHTDAFIITALAPYTLSIRPLVVGSKEIIEIEYKTHDKENLPHLTVDGQVCFILGESGKVIVKRSEYKAKLVSYHKRTFYDVLRTKLGWGPPPLTSF, from the coding sequence ATGGGAAAGAAGCTAAAATCCGTGGGAATATTCGCTAATCTTAAAAAAGGAAGTGTTCAGAACGCGCTCAAAAGACTAATAGAGAACCTTGGTAACACAGAATATCTTATCGAAGAAAAACTCTCCGAGAAATTTAGGGTGGGACCCAAAGCAAGCATAGAGCAGCTAAGCAAAACAGACATGATAATAGTCCTTGGCGGCGACGGAACTATGCTTCTTGCCGCGAGGCTATTCTCAAAATACGGGGTGCCGCTTCTTGGAGTAAACCTTGGTCGGCTTGGATTTCTTACCGAGCTAATGCCCGATGAATTCTCCGAAGCCATACCTCGCATCGTTGACGGCAACTATGAGATCGAGGAACGCATGATGTTACAGGCTTTCGCACCAAACATCGTGAATGAACCTCTTTGCGGACTGAACGAGGTAACCATAGACAAGGGTGGCTCACCTCGGCTTCTATCGCTTAGTGTAACGGTTTCTTGCAGGCTCGTAAGCCATATAAACGCCGATGGTATAGTTATCGCGACTCCAACGGGGTCGACCGCCTATTCAATGGCTGCGGGCGGTGCTATAATGGCGCCCCACACTGATGCTTTCATCATAACCGCGCTGGCACCCTACACGCTCTCCATAAGACCCCTCGTAGTGGGCAGCAAAGAGATAATAGAAATCGAATACAAAACCCACGATAAGGAAAACCTCCCTCACCTTACTGTAGATGGTCAGGTTTGTTTCATACTGGGCGAAAGCGGAAAGGTCATAGTGAAAAGGTCCGAATATAAGGCAAAGCTGGTCAGCTATCACAAACGCACTTTCTACGATGTCCTTCGAACGAAATTAGGCTGGGGACCTCCCCCGCTAACAAGCTTTTGA
- a CDS encoding ABC transporter ATP-binding protein, with translation MNDQKTAIKARGLRKTFGSVVAVDGIDIDVRAGEIYGFLGPNGAGKTTTIKLLTGVLTPDEGEIEILGENLHDNELAIKRQIGVVPDEPPKLPYIKGREFIEFIASIYRCDKSCWHRLDELCELLKIDYLDGFIDDYSHGMRQKLIVASVLMRKPKVLFLDEPTTGLDPYSARGLKMILRRMADEGAAIFFTTHILEIAEKICDRISVILSGKIVATGSMDELREKAGVSGDLEQVFMQITGADEDEIARIVDAL, from the coding sequence ATGAACGACCAGAAAACGGCGATAAAAGCGCGAGGACTGAGGAAAACATTCGGCAGCGTTGTCGCAGTGGACGGGATAGACATCGATGTTAGGGCAGGGGAAATCTACGGATTCCTTGGACCCAATGGCGCGGGAAAAACAACAACGATAAAGCTTCTTACCGGTGTCCTGACCCCCGATGAAGGGGAAATAGAGATACTCGGCGAAAACCTGCACGACAACGAGCTCGCTATAAAAAGGCAAATAGGGGTTGTCCCCGATGAACCCCCAAAGTTGCCATACATAAAAGGGCGAGAATTTATAGAATTCATAGCCTCGATATACAGATGCGACAAAAGTTGCTGGCACAGGCTTGACGAGCTTTGCGAACTTCTAAAAATTGACTATCTTGATGGTTTTATTGACGATTATTCGCACGGGATGCGACAGAAGCTTATCGTGGCTTCAGTCTTGATGCGCAAGCCGAAAGTGCTTTTTTTGGACGAGCCAACGACGGGGCTTGACCCGTATAGTGCTCGTGGTTTGAAGATGATTCTTCGACGCATGGCTGACGAAGGCGCTGCTATATTCTTCACCACGCATATCCTCGAAATCGCAGAGAAAATATGCGATAGAATAAGCGTTATTCTTTCAGGGAAAATAGTTGCCACAGGGTCTATGGATGAGCTAAGGGAAAAGGCGGGCGTGTCAGGTGACCTTGAGCAAGTATTCATGCAGATAACTGGCGCAGACGAAGACGAAATAGCAAGAATAGTCGATGCATTATGA